The Molothrus aeneus isolate 106 chromosome 23, BPBGC_Maene_1.0, whole genome shotgun sequence nucleotide sequence tctgctcctcctcccctgaCACGACTGCCTGGCTTAACTTAGGAAAAGAATAAAGATTAATCAAGGATGGTTGGGGTTTTAGCGTGTTGGGTGCTGCCTTCCCCTGTTCTGGAACAAGCCATCCTGATGCTAGCAGggcttctcccagcctgggcGTGGGGGAAAggtctgtgcagggacaccaggtccctgctgccagcactgccacctgccctccctgtcccctgccgTGCCCCTTGCCTTGCCAAAGCCTTCTCACCCCGGTGGGAGCCCCCTGTGGCTGCCCCGCATCATTCCCGGCTCTCGGGGAGCAGCGCTGGGCTGTGCATGTCCTCCTCCTCTCGGAAGTAGGCGGGCTTGCCCTGTGAGCTGGGCGACTGCTGTGCTTTGGCGGGGCAGTTGGCCACCATGTGGCTGATGCTCTGGCAGAAGTGGCACTTCTTGGGCTGCGGAGGGAGCTTGCACTCCTTGGCGTGGTGGTCCAGCCCGCCGCAGTTGTAGCACCTGGGTGAGGGGAGGAGAAGCAAAATGAGGCGGGAGGATGCTGGGACCCAGCTGGCTCCTTAGCCAGAGCTGGGCTCGGTTTTTGGGGCGGGTGGTGGCCCCAGGGTtggtccctgcagagccccggcTCCAGCACGGCCAGCTGGGgctcagtggtgctgctggcacccagGAGATGGCAGCAAACCACTGCACTGAAACCACACACAAATCGGGATGTGGGGGTTCCACCCCTCTGGCTCCATCGGCGTCCCGGCTCCTGTGCCTCCAGACCCCACTCCCGGGGTTACACTGCCCCAGGAACAGGCCAAGGAACGATGACATCCCCAGCTATCATCGTGTGGGGACAGGGCCAAGGGTGGCACCTCCCAGGTCCTGTCCCATGGTGCCACCCTCACAGcggagcagagggagctgccCTGCGTCCATTTCAAATCCTGCATCCGTGCAGGACGGCCACaacccttttctctttccttttccttcacaaTTCCTTTctgattaattaaaaaacctgtttatgAGAACAGCTGAGTGGGGTGGACAGCAGccactgggagaactgggatgAGGCACCCCAGGCAGCCAGGATGGAGaggatgggaggggatgggagagggGGGATGGAGGCCTGGCCAGAAACTTGCCCGGGGCTCCCATCCCGCCGTGCTCCGGCCGTTTCCTCCCCACAAGGAAAGGACAAACTTCTCCTGGACAAACTGCCCATGCCAGCAGGGCTCCGGGGTGTCCCTGacctctgcccctccctgctgctcccctgccccttCCCGACCGCGCTGCATCTGCCGCTCATTAGGCACTGCAGgaagctgctgtcccagccccggGGTCACTGCCTGTCCCGCGGCCCCGTGCCCATCCCGGGGTGCCTGGGCAgatcccagtgcccatcccagggtgcCCAGGCAGTTTCTGGCCCCgtgcccatcccagggtgcccaggcagctcccagtgcccatcccggggTGCCCGGGCAGCTCCTGactctgtgcccatcccagggtgcccaggcagttcctggccctgtgcccatcccagggtgcCCAAGCAGTTTCTGGCCCCgtgcccatcccagggtgcCCGGGCAGCTCCTGactctgtgcccatcccagggtgcccaggcagttcctggccctgtgcccatcccagggtgcCCAAGCAGTTTCTGGCCCCgtgcccatcccagggtgcCCGGGCAGCTCCTGactctgtgcccatcccagggtgcccaggcagctcccGGCCCGgtgcccatcccagggtgcCCAGGCAGTTTCTGGCCCCgtgcccatcccagggtgcctgggcagctcccgCTGCCTGCGGTGCTtggccccagcccggcccagccctcACCGGTCTCCTTTCGATCTGCGCTTCTGGAGGCTCTTCCCCTTGGGCCTCCTCTCGCTGCCGATGCAGAAGACGCCCCCGGGGCCGGTCACCCGGATGGACTCCAGGCCTTTGGATGATTTCTTGAAGGTGAACTCGACAGCTTCGCCCTCCTTCAGGCTGCGGAAGCCCTCCATGTGGAGCTtgctctggggagggggcacagggagagatGGGggtcagcacagagctgggcgcTCTCCAGGCACAGCACAAAGCCCTCCTGCGCCACAAGAGCTGCAAATGTCCCCTCTGCCTGTTCCTTggttctgctttttttaaatacaaaagaatCTCGGGGTTTTGCACAGTGGTATGAGTGGCAGGCCCTGTGGCAAGGCCAGGAGgctgcaggctggcactgccggcccccagctcagctcagctcaagCCCTTTAACTGCCTGCAATAATTAATTAAGCAGCCATTTGGCACAGGATTATCACTGCTGGGAGCTTCTCCCATTCCTTCCAGGAACACCACATCGGTTATCACCACACAATCAAAGCAGGGGAGCCAAGAAAAACCCAGGCTGGGAAGGGGGGGTTGTGAGGTGACAGGAAAACCCCACTCCACTTTGAGGGGCTCTGTCCATTTTAGCAGAACAAAACCctagggagcagagctgggtgaggCAGGGGGGAACTCTGtgccctgagcatccctgctgctctgcccggGCACAGGCAGGAATTCTCATCCCCTGTGtcctgagcatccctgctgctctgcccggGCACAGGCAGGAATTCTCATCCCCTGTGtcctgagcatccctgctgctctgcccggGCACAGGCAGGAATTCTCATCCCCTGTGtcctgagcatccctgctgctctgcccggGCACAGGCAGGAATTCTCATCCCCTGTGtcctgagcatccctgctgctctgcccgggggcagcagctccagctcggCATCCCCGCTGCTCTGCGAGCCACAACGAGCTCCAGCAGCGAATTCAGGGGATTTGCTGAATTCagagggaggagcagctcctgctcctgccctggggattCCCAACGCCTGCGCGGCTGCAGCACCACCCTGCATTTATGAATGGAGCGTCTCCCATTCATGGCCGGAGAGCTCCCGTCACGTGTGTGTTCTCCCGTTCTCCCGTTCTCCCGGCACCGAGGCTCCGTGAGCGCGGTGCGGGACGGGCAGGCACcgtctgctcccatccctgctctgaatCCCACCGGGAGTGACGGGGAAACAGCCCACGGAAAAACAGAGAGGGGAGAAATGGAGCTGTTGGGTTCTAGGAGGGAATTTTTCTTGGCAGGGTCTGGCGGGATGTCCCTGTGTACGAGAGAAgtgggagcacagcagagctcgAGGAGCAACCCTTGAGGCccctttttctgctgcttttcccctccctttctgTGCCTGGGGTCAGCTCAGGGTGGGACAGGCCCCATGTGCTGGGCCAAGTCACCCCCAGGCCCTGGATCCCCttggctgctgggatgggaccCAGGGTGGCCACAGGGACCCTCCTTTGCTCTCTgacctgcccctgctgcctcaAGGGAGAGCCAGACCCTGAGCTCTGAGGTTCCAAATGACAACAAGGACGTGACAGAGTGTCACagccccctgtgcccacccggggcagggccagcaccaCCAGCCCCTGGCAAACCCCCCAAACAGTGATCAAACACTGCTCCCCACCACCGACCCAGCTGCCCCgtgcaggagctctgtgcccaaggcaccagcacatcccagagtgcccccaggacatcccagaggtgtccccagcacatcccagagtgcccccaggacatcccagaggtgtccccagcacatcccagagtgcccccagcacatcccagagtgcccccagcacatcccagaggtgtccccagcacatcccagaggtgtccccagcacatcccagaggtgcccccagcacatcccagagtgcccccagcacatcccagaggtgCCTCAGGACATCCCAGAGGTgcccccagcacatcccagaggtgCCTCAGGACAtcccagaggtgtccccagcacatcccagaggtgCCTCAGGACATCCCAGAGGTGCCCCAGGACAtcccagaggtgtccccagcacatcccagaggtgCCTCAGGACAtcccagaggtgtccccagcacatcccagaggtgCCTCAGGACAtcccagaggtgtccccagcacatcccagaggtgCCCCCAGCACATCCTCAGCCACcaccctgggctgtccccagcctgagGTGATTTGGGCAATGGGAGCTGCCCCAAATGGGGAATTTACCccattcccacagcagcccagggttaGGGGGTAAGGAGGGGCTGAGCGTCACTCCCTGGCACgggaggcagccctggagcggGGGCCGAGCCCAACCACCTCCCGTGGCTCCTCTCGGGGCGTTTACAGCCCCAGCTGGCCCAGCTGTGTTTACACTGCCGGGATGAAAACTCCCAGGCGCCCAGCCCTGAGCTTCGGGCTAAAGCTGAGCCGTGCCAGGGCGTCCCCAGCCCCCGGGCTGGgccccccagctcagccccacctTGGGCACCCCCGCCCCTCTGCCGGAGCCCAGCCCCGCGCACCCTCAGCCCCAccgggaggaagaggagggatgaGGCAGAAGCTGCCGCAACATGACGGGGAAGCGATTTATTTTCCAGGAGCGGGTGAGGATGAcaagcacccccagccccctccgcCAAAAGGCCAAAGGAAACGCcctctccccagggaagggggggaCAGAGGCTGGGGCGTCCCagctctccccctcctccccttcagCCTTTTGATGTGCGCTGCAGAGTGGCCGGTGGTCCCTGCGCATCCCCCCTGCCCCCTtcccaaaacacacacattgCTGGCATTCCTCTGTTATCAGATAGGTAATCAAACTGCAGCCCATTGAATTAGCTGCATACCTCCTGCATCTGAAAGG carries:
- the LIN28A gene encoding protein lin-28 homolog A; the protein is MGSVSNQQFAGAKPGEEPAGDSPKAENESQPLHGSGICKWFNVRMGFGFLSMTAKGGATLDSPVDVFVHQSKLHMEGFRSLKEGEAVEFTFKKSSKGLESIRVTGPGGVFCIGSERRPKGKSLQKRRSKGDRCYNCGGLDHHAKECKLPPQPKKCHFCQSISHMVANCPAKAQQSPSSQGKPAYFREEEDMHSPALLPESRE